In one window of Streptomyces roseofulvus DNA:
- a CDS encoding undecaprenyl-diphosphate phosphatase, with amino-acid sequence MNWFEAFILGLVQGLTEFLPISSSAHLRLTAAFAGWEDPGAAFTAITQIGTETAVLIYFRKDIGRIVTAWFRSLTDKAMRSDHDAQMGWLVIVGSIPIGVLGVTLKDQIEGPFRDLRLIATTLIVMGIVLGIADRLAARDEIGGRHRAIRERKTLKDLGVRDGLIYGFCQAMALIPGVSRSGATISGGLLMGYTRESAARYSFLLAIPAVLASGVFELKDATEGGHVSWGPTIFATIVAFGVGYAVIAWFMKFITTKSFMPFVIYRIALGILLFVLVGAGVLSPHAGESGG; translated from the coding sequence ATGAATTGGTTCGAAGCGTTCATCCTGGGACTCGTCCAGGGGCTGACGGAGTTCCTTCCCATCTCCTCCAGCGCGCACCTGCGGCTCACCGCCGCGTTCGCGGGCTGGGAGGACCCGGGCGCGGCGTTCACGGCGATCACGCAGATCGGCACGGAGACCGCCGTCCTGATCTACTTCCGCAAGGACATCGGCAGGATCGTCACGGCGTGGTTCCGCTCGCTGACGGACAAGGCGATGCGCTCCGACCACGACGCCCAGATGGGCTGGCTGGTGATCGTCGGCTCGATCCCGATCGGCGTCCTCGGCGTCACGCTCAAGGACCAGATCGAGGGCCCCTTCCGCGACCTGCGGCTCATCGCCACCACGCTCATCGTGATGGGCATCGTGCTGGGCATCGCCGACCGGCTCGCCGCGCGCGACGAGATCGGCGGCCGGCACCGCGCGATCCGGGAGCGCAAGACGCTGAAGGACCTCGGCGTCCGCGACGGCCTGATCTACGGCTTCTGCCAGGCGATGGCCCTGATCCCGGGCGTCTCGCGCTCCGGCGCCACCATCTCCGGCGGTCTGCTCATGGGCTACACCCGCGAGTCCGCCGCCCGCTACTCGTTCCTGCTCGCGATCCCCGCCGTGCTCGCCTCCGGCGTCTTCGAACTGAAGGACGCGACCGAGGGGGGCCACGTCTCCTGGGGCCCGACGATCTTCGCGACGATCGTCGCCTTCGGAGTGGGCTACGCGGTGATCGCCTGGTTCATGAAGTTCATCACCACGAAGTCCTTCATGCCGTTCGTGATCTACCGGATCGCCCTGGGCATCCTGCTCTTCGTCCTCGTCGGCGCGGGCGTGCTGAGCCCGCACGCGGGCGAGTCCGGCGGCTGA
- a CDS encoding tetratricopeptide repeat protein: protein MTGHYWIAAPLRRERDRLRAGLGLPAPLAVVDAHRRLRGPYSAAGALLRQVAPEALRRMPELAARHYIELQESTPELAPLVPQRIRALEKAANAPGEASRYPARLHSLRVSHGIVDFLLAALPGSGDGPRTLVVENVQHADVTDHEFLAAALRRIPAELLTLVVATDTAELEDPPGMVSVSLPAELAVRTTRVHRPGAPVGAEPDGPDPDGAGSGSLAEAAARYVAGDCISDEPALRAAYEALTGPERAALHDRRAEEVAARAEEEPSLRLGTLPYHLLRGSDGDGAGLDALREAQLRCKYLGFYHAAAEMGEEGRHRTGPDVRPELWWPFTRETGVCLAAAGRPEESAVVQDEARSQTTTPKHHMSLAYETGMLYARHFPPELRDERRARAYVNQAIAISDLLPDPKERAFFSVFNRNGLALVEVRAGRPDEALRLLDEGIERLDRELGIGERTWHRVGLRYNRAQVNGMSGRLEDALEDYASIMDLDHDFADHYFNRGSMLRRLGRIEEAIADYERAITLESPFPEVHYNRGEARLELGDLDGALADFDRALELEPGNLEALLARAGLLADQGEAKAALADVEAGLLVDAEHPHLLCLQGRLWGEEGRTAEARDSLDAALRHDPELAEAWAIKGELAYVEGDLNAALADFDRAVELEARPEFRFNRGVVHEAAGSLVQAVADFDAVLAVTGDEEARSRRETCLRAAERAHP from the coding sequence ATGACCGGCCACTACTGGATCGCGGCGCCCCTGCGCCGCGAACGCGACCGTCTGCGGGCCGGACTCGGCCTGCCCGCCCCCCTGGCCGTGGTCGACGCGCACCGGCGGCTGCGCGGCCCCTACTCCGCGGCGGGCGCCCTGCTGCGTCAGGTCGCCCCCGAGGCGCTGCGCCGGATGCCCGAACTGGCCGCCCGCCACTACATCGAGCTCCAGGAGAGCACCCCGGAACTGGCGCCCCTCGTGCCGCAGAGGATCCGCGCCCTGGAGAAGGCGGCCAATGCCCCCGGCGAGGCCAGCCGCTACCCGGCCCGGCTGCACTCGCTGCGCGTCTCGCACGGGATCGTGGACTTCCTGCTCGCGGCCCTCCCCGGATCCGGGGACGGTCCGCGCACCCTCGTCGTGGAGAACGTGCAGCACGCCGACGTCACCGACCACGAGTTCCTCGCCGCCGCCCTGCGCCGGATCCCCGCCGAGCTCCTGACCCTGGTCGTCGCCACCGACACCGCGGAGCTCGAAGATCCGCCGGGCATGGTCTCCGTGTCGCTGCCCGCGGAACTCGCCGTGCGCACCACCCGCGTCCACCGCCCCGGGGCCCCCGTGGGCGCCGAGCCCGACGGGCCGGACCCCGATGGCGCCGGGTCCGGCAGCCTGGCCGAGGCCGCCGCCCGGTACGTGGCCGGCGACTGCATCAGCGACGAGCCCGCACTGCGCGCCGCGTACGAGGCCCTCACCGGCCCCGAGCGCGCTGCCCTGCACGACCGCCGGGCCGAGGAGGTCGCCGCCCGCGCCGAGGAGGAGCCCTCGCTCCGGCTGGGCACCCTCCCGTACCACCTGCTGCGCGGCAGCGACGGCGACGGCGCCGGACTGGACGCCCTGCGCGAGGCCCAGCTCCGCTGCAAGTACCTGGGCTTCTACCACGCGGCGGCCGAGATGGGCGAGGAGGGCCGCCATCGTACGGGCCCCGACGTCCGGCCCGAACTGTGGTGGCCCTTCACCCGCGAGACGGGCGTGTGCCTGGCCGCCGCCGGACGGCCGGAGGAGTCCGCCGTCGTCCAGGACGAGGCGCGCTCGCAGACCACCACACCCAAGCACCACATGAGCCTCGCCTACGAGACGGGCATGCTGTACGCCCGCCACTTCCCGCCGGAGCTGCGCGACGAGCGCCGCGCCCGCGCGTACGTCAACCAGGCCATCGCGATCTCGGACCTGCTGCCGGACCCGAAGGAGCGCGCCTTCTTCTCCGTGTTCAACCGCAACGGCCTCGCCCTGGTCGAGGTCCGCGCCGGCCGCCCCGACGAGGCCCTGCGGCTGCTGGACGAGGGCATCGAGCGGCTCGACCGGGAGCTCGGCATCGGCGAGCGGACCTGGCACCGCGTCGGCCTGCGCTACAACCGCGCCCAGGTCAACGGCATGAGCGGCCGGCTGGAGGACGCCCTGGAGGACTACGCCTCCATCATGGACCTGGACCACGACTTCGCCGACCACTACTTCAACCGCGGAAGCATGCTCCGCCGGCTCGGCCGCATCGAGGAGGCCATCGCCGACTACGAGCGGGCCATCACCCTGGAATCGCCCTTCCCCGAGGTGCACTACAACCGCGGGGAGGCCCGGCTCGAACTCGGCGACCTCGACGGCGCGCTGGCCGACTTCGACCGGGCCCTCGAACTGGAGCCGGGCAACCTGGAGGCCCTCCTCGCCCGCGCGGGTCTGCTGGCCGACCAGGGCGAGGCCAAGGCGGCCCTGGCCGATGTCGAGGCCGGGCTGCTGGTCGACGCCGAGCACCCCCATCTGTTGTGCCTCCAGGGCCGGTTGTGGGGGGAGGAGGGCCGTACGGCCGAGGCCCGCGACTCCCTCGACGCGGCCCTGCGCCACGATCCGGAGCTGGCCGAGGCCTGGGCGATCAAGGGCGAACTCGCTTACGTGGAAGGCGATCTGAACGCCGCGCTGGCCGATTTCGACCGGGCGGTGGAGCTGGAGGCCCGGCCCGAGTTCCGGTTCAACCGGGGCGTGGTCCACGAGGCGGCGGGCAGCCTGGTCCAGGCGGTGGCCGACTTCGACGCGGTCCTCGCCGTCACCGGGGACGAAGAGGCCCGCAGCCGCCGGGAGACCTGCCTGCGCGCGGCCGAGCGGGCGCACCCGTAA
- a CDS encoding flavin reductase family protein: protein MDLPQQEKQRERGTDGAVSGAAFTEAMSRLVSGVAVVSARRGDGRPSGLLVSSVCSYSADPPSVLVALARTSRTCREITAGPDAYFGVHLLARSHAALARTFAGGSGDKFADVLWDWDGTVPRLAGVPVYAKCRAGAVLPHGDHVIVVGEVVGCAVAEDDPLVYFRRRLDWRLGG from the coding sequence ATGGACCTCCCCCAGCAGGAGAAGCAGCGGGAGCGCGGGACCGACGGGGCCGTGTCCGGGGCCGCGTTCACCGAGGCCATGTCGCGGCTGGTCTCGGGGGTGGCGGTGGTCTCCGCCCGGCGGGGCGACGGCCGGCCCTCGGGGCTGCTCGTCTCCTCCGTCTGCTCGTACAGCGCGGACCCGCCGTCGGTGCTCGTCGCGCTGGCGCGCACGTCCCGGACCTGCCGGGAGATCACGGCGGGCCCGGACGCGTACTTCGGCGTCCACCTGCTGGCCCGCAGCCACGCGGCGCTGGCGAGGACCTTCGCGGGCGGCTCCGGGGACAAGTTCGCCGACGTGCTCTGGGACTGGGACGGGACGGTGCCGCGGCTGGCCGGCGTCCCGGTGTACGCGAAGTGCCGTGCGGGGGCGGTGCTCCCGCACGGCGACCACGTGATCGTGGTGGGCGAGGTCGTCGGCTGCGCGGTGGCGGAGGACGATCCCCTCGTGTACTTCCGGCGGCGGCTCGACTGGCGCCTCGGGGGCTGA
- a CDS encoding AfsR/SARP family transcriptional regulator, translating into MLCTPSSLKRRALLTLLLLHANRRFPVCSLIGELWDDRPPRSAVATVQMYVSGLRRVLAPEHSRGGGDPRRHPLLLTSGDGYLLRVQPGELDLDRFRTLAARGRELRAAGHCTAAAESFHQALALWRGTPFGDLGPSCLPAHYTVRLEEERLALVHDRIGADICSGWAREVVGELEELCARHPLREDFHEQLMLALATAGRRAEALYAYTRARRAVVEGTGIEPGPGLRAAQQALLSGARPDNSRHDGCRPAGALHPAALGG; encoded by the coding sequence GTGCTGTGCACGCCCAGCTCCCTGAAGCGGCGCGCCCTGCTCACGCTGCTGCTGCTGCATGCCAACCGCCGCTTCCCGGTCTGCTCCCTGATCGGCGAGTTGTGGGACGACAGGCCGCCGCGCTCGGCCGTGGCGACCGTGCAGATGTACGTGTCCGGGCTGCGGCGTGTACTCGCCCCCGAGCACAGCCGCGGGGGCGGCGACCCCCGCAGACACCCGCTGCTGCTCACCTCCGGCGACGGCTACCTGCTGCGCGTACAGCCGGGGGAGCTGGACCTCGACCGGTTCCGCACGCTGGCCGCGCGCGGCCGGGAACTGCGGGCGGCGGGCCACTGCACCGCCGCAGCAGAATCGTTTCACCAGGCCCTGGCCCTCTGGCGGGGCACCCCCTTCGGGGACCTCGGACCGAGCTGCCTGCCCGCGCACTACACCGTCCGGCTCGAAGAGGAGCGGCTCGCCCTCGTCCACGACCGGATCGGCGCCGACATCTGCAGCGGCTGGGCCCGCGAGGTCGTCGGTGAGCTGGAGGAGCTGTGCGCGCGCCACCCGCTGCGCGAGGACTTCCACGAGCAGCTGATGCTCGCCCTGGCCACCGCGGGCCGCCGCGCCGAGGCCCTGTACGCCTACACCCGGGCCCGGCGCGCCGTGGTGGAGGGCACCGGTATCGAACCGGGACCGGGCCTGCGCGCGGCCCAGCAGGCCCTGCTCAGCGGCGCCCGGCCCGACAACAGCCGGCACGACGGCTGCCGCCCGGCGGGCGCGCTCCACCCCGCGGCGCTCGGCGGCTGA
- a CDS encoding M28 family peptidase yields MSARRTAAATATLATAALVSPLLLAGPAGAGAEDPGRAAARGAALAAQLVRESTAKDALRHLRAFQSAADRNGGDRVASSQGHEASAAYVEGVLRNAGYRTSRQEFGFVYTEDLAESLTVDSPTPREVTVQLMAFTARSPEGGVTGELAVVPVDADNTHGCEPGDFAAGAFTGRIALVKRGGCSFAVKQGNAHAAGALGAIVYNNTSGKINGTIGDSSLARIPTGGISQEDGAALTAEAAAGPVTVTLDIHELRENRRSFNVVAETRGGDAADTVLLGSYLDSQHGTPGINGNGSGSAGLLQVALKLAKSQDKVGNKVRFAWWSAQEFGVAGSHAYVSALTPEQRAQIRLYLNFEAIASPNGAFFVSDGDDSDRVGAGPGPEGSARLEKGITDFLDAKGVPHEGTDFIGLSDYAPFLAAGIPSGGTFTGSDGLKTEAQAARFGGRAGIAYDVNHHQPGDDLANIDMRSFDVNIDVIADAAGRYAHDLGALGGN; encoded by the coding sequence ATGTCCGCACGTCGTACCGCCGCGGCGACCGCCACCCTGGCCACCGCCGCACTCGTCTCCCCGCTGCTCCTCGCCGGGCCCGCCGGCGCGGGCGCCGAAGACCCGGGCCGGGCCGCCGCCCGAGGCGCGGCCCTGGCGGCGCAACTCGTCCGGGAGTCCACCGCCAAGGACGCCCTCCGGCACCTGCGGGCGTTCCAGTCGGCCGCGGACCGCAACGGCGGCGACAGGGTGGCGAGTTCGCAGGGCCACGAGGCCTCGGCCGCATACGTGGAGGGGGTGCTGCGCAACGCCGGCTACCGGACCTCCCGCCAGGAGTTCGGCTTCGTCTACACCGAGGACCTCGCCGAATCCCTCACCGTGGACTCGCCGACCCCGCGCGAGGTCACCGTCCAGCTCATGGCGTTCACCGCCCGCAGCCCCGAGGGCGGGGTCACCGGGGAGCTGGCCGTGGTCCCCGTCGACGCCGACAACACCCACGGCTGTGAGCCGGGCGACTTCGCGGCGGGCGCGTTCACCGGCAGGATCGCCCTGGTCAAGCGGGGCGGCTGCTCCTTCGCCGTCAAGCAGGGCAATGCCCACGCGGCGGGCGCGCTCGGCGCGATCGTCTACAACAACACCTCCGGCAAGATCAACGGGACCATCGGGGATTCCTCACTCGCCCGCATCCCCACCGGCGGGATCAGCCAGGAGGACGGCGCGGCGCTGACCGCGGAGGCCGCCGCCGGGCCGGTGACGGTCACCCTCGACATCCACGAACTGCGCGAGAACCGCAGAAGCTTCAACGTGGTCGCGGAGACCCGTGGCGGGGACGCCGCCGACACGGTCCTCCTCGGCTCCTACCTCGACTCACAGCACGGCACCCCCGGCATCAACGGCAACGGCTCCGGCTCGGCCGGGCTCCTCCAGGTCGCGCTGAAACTCGCCAAGTCGCAGGACAAGGTGGGCAACAAGGTGCGGTTCGCCTGGTGGTCGGCACAGGAGTTCGGCGTCGCGGGCTCGCATGCGTACGTCTCCGCCCTGACGCCGGAGCAGCGCGCGCAGATCCGGCTCTACCTGAACTTCGAGGCGATCGCCTCGCCGAACGGCGCGTTCTTCGTCAGCGACGGGGACGACTCCGACCGCGTCGGCGCCGGCCCCGGCCCGGAGGGCTCCGCCCGGCTCGAGAAGGGCATCACCGACTTCCTCGACGCGAAGGGCGTCCCGCACGAGGGGACCGACTTCATCGGCCTGTCGGACTATGCGCCCTTCCTCGCGGCGGGCATCCCCTCGGGAGGCACCTTCACCGGCTCCGACGGCCTCAAGACGGAGGCCCAGGCGGCCAGGTTCGGCGGCCGGGCGGGCATCGCGTACGACGTGAACCACCACCAGCCCGGCGACGACCTCGCCAACATCGACATGCGTTCCTTCGACGTCAACATCGACGTCATCGCCGACGCGGCCGGCCGCTACGCGCACGACCTCGGGGCCCTGGGCGGCAACTGA
- a CDS encoding flavin reductase family protein: protein MRIDVDPSQTDPTSVYRLLTATVVPRPIAWVSTVSADGTDNLAPHSFFTIASVNPPVVQFTSVGRKDSLRNVEETGAFVVNLAPEGLFERINATATDFPRGTSEFDACGVEREPSLRVKAPRVAASPVALECELHSTLRIGDSTVVFGRVVHVAVDEAYMTDGHPEITRMRPLTRLGRNEWGTLGGVREIARVPYQG, encoded by the coding sequence ATGCGCATCGACGTCGACCCGTCCCAGACCGACCCCACCTCCGTCTACCGGCTGCTGACCGCGACGGTCGTCCCCCGGCCGATCGCCTGGGTGTCCACGGTCTCCGCCGACGGCACGGACAACCTCGCCCCCCACTCCTTCTTCACCATCGCCTCGGTGAACCCGCCGGTCGTGCAGTTCACCTCCGTCGGCCGGAAGGACTCGCTGCGCAACGTGGAGGAGACCGGCGCGTTCGTGGTGAACCTCGCCCCGGAGGGCCTCTTCGAGCGGATCAACGCCACGGCGACGGACTTCCCGCGCGGGACGAGCGAGTTCGACGCGTGCGGCGTGGAGCGCGAGCCGAGCCTGCGGGTGAAGGCCCCGCGCGTGGCCGCGTCGCCGGTGGCCCTGGAGTGCGAGCTGCACAGCACGCTCCGGATCGGGGACTCGACGGTGGTCTTCGGGCGCGTGGTGCACGTGGCCGTCGACGAGGCGTACATGACCGACGGGCATCCGGAGATCACCCGCATGCGCCCGCTGACCCGCCTCGGCCGGAACGAGTGGGGCACCCTCGGCGGCGTCCGCGAGATCGCCCGCGTCCCCTACCAGGGCTGA
- a CDS encoding nuclear transport factor 2 family protein: MTQRVDLANVMDRLAVEDLVTGYAVAVDDADWTAYRALFTPDGRADYTGSGGIEGPAAEVADWLAETMTLFPVRQHLIVNRRVTLLRPGGYAETGDTADVRADYVNPMRTVSGDDFVCGGRYAFAARRTPDGWRLRSVVVEERWRRLP, encoded by the coding sequence ATGACGCAGCGCGTGGACCTCGCGAACGTGATGGACCGGCTCGCCGTGGAGGACCTCGTCACCGGATACGCGGTGGCCGTGGACGACGCCGACTGGACCGCCTACCGGGCCCTCTTCACCCCTGACGGACGCGCCGACTACACCGGCTCCGGCGGCATCGAGGGGCCCGCGGCCGAGGTGGCCGACTGGCTGGCGGAGACCATGACCCTCTTCCCGGTGCGCCAGCACCTCATCGTCAACCGACGGGTGACGCTGCTGCGTCCCGGCGGCTACGCCGAGACCGGTGACACGGCCGACGTCCGCGCCGACTACGTCAACCCGATGCGGACGGTCTCCGGCGACGACTTCGTCTGCGGCGGCCGGTACGCCTTCGCCGCCCGCCGCACCCCGGACGGCTGGCGGCTGCGCTCGGTCGTCGTCGAGGAACGCTGGCGCCGGCTGCCCTGA
- the lnt gene encoding apolipoprotein N-acyltransferase, producing the protein MRNPFGRTEPHRAPDTEPDAGPGGDSDRGADPGADRGADPGGRAGRIPSAGLLRSLLAVVLGALPVVVFPAPGLWWAAYVCLVPWMLLVRTAPGARRAALDGWCGGIGFLLAVHHWLLPSVHVFLLVMAALLGLLWLPWGVLVRAMLGGTPSPARAAAALCAVPSGWLLIELVRSWEGLGGPWGLLGASQWNVPVALRLASVGGVWLVSLLVVAVNTAVVLLVAGPGLRAVGVAGLAACALVAGTAAWGVGVPRPSGAVRVAMVQPGLHGGTDGAEGRLDRAVELTRGLAGQRLDLVVWGESGVARDPAGDPELTARLTALARAVDAPVLVNVDARRTDRPGIYKSALLFGPDGPTGDRYDKMRLVPFGEYVPARGLLGWATSVGKAAQEDRRRGTAPVVMRMPDDGRMLGVGPLVCFESAFPDMSRRLVRDGAQVLVVQSATSTFQHSWAPAQHASLAALRAAETGRPVVHATLTGISAAYGPDGARVGPPVGTDVSGAVVRELPLSETSTVYARWGDWPLYGAFVVVGAVCAAAGGGALRRPAPGRPGRRARTGRG; encoded by the coding sequence ATGCGGAACCCCTTCGGACGCACGGAGCCCCACCGCGCACCGGACACGGAACCGGACGCCGGTCCGGGCGGGGATTCCGACCGGGGCGCGGATCCGGGCGCGGACCGGGGCGCGGATCCGGGCGGCCGCGCCGGCCGGATCCCGTCCGCCGGGCTGCTGCGGTCGCTGCTCGCCGTCGTCCTCGGCGCGCTTCCCGTGGTCGTCTTCCCCGCTCCCGGGCTGTGGTGGGCGGCGTACGTCTGTCTGGTGCCGTGGATGCTGCTGGTGCGGACCGCCCCGGGCGCGCGCCGCGCCGCGCTGGACGGGTGGTGCGGCGGCATCGGGTTCCTGCTGGCCGTGCACCACTGGCTGCTGCCGAGCGTCCATGTCTTCCTGCTGGTGATGGCGGCGCTGCTGGGGCTGCTCTGGCTGCCGTGGGGGGTGCTCGTCCGGGCGATGCTGGGCGGGACGCCGTCCCCGGCGCGGGCCGCCGCCGCGCTGTGCGCGGTGCCGTCGGGGTGGCTGCTGATCGAACTGGTGCGGTCGTGGGAGGGGCTGGGCGGGCCGTGGGGCCTGCTGGGCGCGAGCCAGTGGAACGTGCCGGTGGCGCTGCGGCTCGCGTCGGTGGGCGGGGTGTGGCTGGTGAGCCTGCTGGTGGTGGCGGTGAACACGGCCGTGGTGCTGCTGGTCGCCGGCCCCGGGCTGCGGGCGGTGGGGGTGGCGGGCCTCGCCGCGTGCGCGCTGGTGGCGGGGACGGCGGCGTGGGGCGTCGGGGTGCCGCGCCCGTCCGGCGCGGTGCGGGTGGCGATGGTGCAGCCGGGGCTGCACGGCGGGACGGACGGGGCCGAGGGGCGGCTGGACCGGGCCGTCGAGCTGACCCGCGGCCTCGCCGGGCAGCGGCTCGACCTGGTGGTGTGGGGCGAGAGCGGGGTGGCCCGGGACCCGGCCGGCGATCCGGAGCTCACCGCGCGGCTCACCGCCCTCGCGCGGGCGGTGGACGCGCCGGTCCTGGTGAACGTGGACGCCCGTCGCACCGACCGGCCCGGCATCTACAAGAGCGCGCTGCTGTTCGGGCCCGACGGACCGACCGGCGACCGGTACGACAAGATGCGGCTCGTGCCCTTCGGTGAGTACGTGCCGGCCCGTGGTCTGCTCGGCTGGGCGACCTCCGTGGGCAAGGCCGCGCAGGAGGACCGGCGCCGGGGCACGGCACCGGTCGTGATGCGGATGCCCGACGACGGGCGGATGCTCGGCGTCGGCCCGCTGGTCTGCTTCGAGTCCGCGTTCCCCGACATGAGCCGCCGCCTGGTGCGGGACGGCGCGCAGGTGCTCGTGGTGCAGTCGGCGACCAGCACCTTCCAGCACAGTTGGGCACCCGCACAACATGCCTCGCTCGCCGCGCTGCGGGCGGCGGAGACGGGACGCCCGGTGGTGCACGCGACGCTGACCGGGATCAGCGCCGCGTACGGTCCGGACGGCGCGCGCGTGGGACCGCCCGTCGGCACGGACGTGAGCGGCGCCGTCGTACGGGAACTGCCCCTGTCGGAGACGTCGACGGTCTACGCCCGCTGGGGCGACTGGCCGCTGTACGGGGCGTTCGTCGTCGTCGGCGCGGTGTGCGCGGCGGCGGGCGGCGGGGCGCTCAGGCGGCCTGCTCCAGGGCGTCCCGGACGACGCGCTCGCACAGGGCGTGGGTGA
- a CDS encoding Gfo/Idh/MocA family oxidoreductase, translated as MKIGCIGLGDIAQKAYLPVLATLPGVELHLQTRTPATLDRVADSLHLSAARRHRDLDSLLSAGLDAAFVHASTAAHAEIAARLLDAGVATYVDKPLAYAYADSERIVELAERRNVSLAVGFNRRLAPGYAQCLDHPRELILLQKNRVGLPEDPRVMVLDDFIHVVDTLRFLLPGEADHIDVRARIRDGLMHHVVLQLSGDGFTAIGMMNRMNGSTEEVLEVSGQDTKRQVLNLAEVVDHKGQPTVRRRGDWVPVARQRGIEQAVLAFLDAVRAGRVLSARDALLTHALCERVVRDALEQAA; from the coding sequence GTGAAGATCGGCTGCATCGGACTCGGCGACATCGCCCAGAAGGCGTACCTCCCCGTCCTCGCCACCCTCCCCGGGGTCGAACTCCACCTCCAGACCCGCACCCCCGCCACGCTGGACCGGGTCGCCGACAGCCTCCACCTGTCGGCCGCCCGGCGCCACCGGGACCTCGACTCGCTGCTCTCCGCCGGGCTCGACGCGGCCTTCGTGCACGCCTCCACCGCCGCCCACGCCGAGATCGCCGCCCGCCTCCTCGACGCCGGCGTCGCCACCTACGTCGACAAGCCCCTCGCCTACGCGTACGCCGACTCCGAGCGGATCGTCGAACTCGCCGAGCGGCGCAACGTCTCCCTCGCCGTCGGCTTCAACCGGCGCCTCGCCCCCGGCTACGCCCAGTGCCTCGACCACCCGCGCGAGCTGATCCTGCTCCAGAAGAACCGCGTCGGGCTCCCCGAGGACCCGCGCGTCATGGTCCTCGACGACTTCATCCACGTCGTCGACACCCTCCGCTTCCTGCTCCCCGGCGAGGCCGACCACATCGACGTCCGCGCCCGGATCCGCGACGGCCTGATGCACCACGTGGTGCTCCAGCTCTCCGGCGACGGCTTCACCGCCATCGGCATGATGAACCGGATGAACGGCTCCACCGAGGAGGTCCTGGAGGTCTCCGGCCAGGACACCAAGCGCCAGGTCCTCAACCTCGCCGAGGTCGTCGACCACAAGGGCCAGCCCACCGTCCGCCGGCGCGGCGACTGGGTCCCGGTGGCCCGCCAGCGCGGCATCGAACAGGCCGTCCTCGCCTTCCTCGACGCCGTCCGCGCCGGCCGGGTGCTCAGCGCCCGCGACGCGCTGCTCACCCACGCCCTGTGCGAGCGCGTCGTCCGGGACGCCCTGGAGCAGGCCGCCTGA
- a CDS encoding FAD-dependent monooxygenase: protein MSQHRAVVLGAGIGGLTAAVALHRRGWSVTVLERAADLAPVGAGIGLAPNALRALDTLGLGDRVRALAAWQGDGGMRSPDGRWLARTDARAAAARFGDPLVLLHRATLVELLASALPAGTVRTGAPATLDHPGDARTPARVTTPDGTLEAELAVAADGIRSAARAALFPAHPGPRYSGCTTWRLVIPAPARPFAPHETWGAGRLWGTQPLKDGRIYAYAMAAAPAGAHAPDGELAELLRLFGDWHPPVPEVLAAADPDGILRHDVHHLTDPLPAHHRGRTALLGDAAHAMMPSLGQGGNQAVEDAVVLAHHARTPDAFDPGRDLAAYTADRLPRTTAIVRKAARTGALTLVSARPAVALRDTLVRTVSRFGPGFVLRGFDGIADWRPPLAADPSRVS, encoded by the coding sequence ATGTCGCAGCACCGTGCCGTCGTCCTGGGAGCGGGCATCGGCGGCCTCACCGCCGCCGTCGCCCTCCACCGGCGCGGCTGGTCCGTCACCGTCCTCGAACGCGCCGCCGACCTCGCCCCCGTCGGCGCCGGCATCGGCCTCGCCCCCAACGCCCTGCGCGCCCTCGACACCCTCGGCCTCGGCGACCGCGTCCGCGCGCTCGCCGCCTGGCAGGGCGACGGCGGCATGCGCTCGCCCGACGGGCGCTGGCTCGCCCGCACCGACGCCCGCGCCGCCGCCGCCCGCTTCGGCGACCCCCTCGTCCTCCTCCACCGCGCCACCCTCGTCGAACTCCTCGCCTCCGCCCTGCCCGCCGGCACGGTCCGCACCGGCGCCCCCGCCACGCTCGACCACCCCGGCGACGCCCGCACCCCCGCCCGCGTCACCACCCCCGACGGCACCCTGGAGGCCGAACTCGCCGTCGCCGCCGACGGGATCCGCTCCGCCGCCCGCGCCGCGCTCTTCCCCGCCCACCCAGGACCCCGCTACTCCGGCTGCACCACCTGGCGGCTCGTCATCCCCGCCCCCGCGCGGCCCTTCGCCCCGCACGAGACCTGGGGCGCCGGACGCCTCTGGGGCACCCAGCCCCTGAAGGACGGCCGGATCTACGCGTACGCGATGGCCGCCGCGCCCGCCGGAGCCCATGCCCCGGACGGCGAACTCGCCGAACTCCTCCGGCTCTTCGGCGACTGGCACCCTCCCGTGCCCGAGGTCCTCGCCGCCGCCGACCCCGACGGGATCCTGCGGCACGACGTCCATCACCTCACCGACCCGCTGCCCGCCCACCACCGGGGCCGTACCGCCCTCCTCGGCGACGCGGCGCACGCGATGATGCCCTCCCTCGGACAGGGCGGGAACCAGGCCGTCGAGGACGCCGTCGTCCTCGCCCACCACGCCCGCACCCCCGACGCCTTCGACCCCGGCCGGGACCTCGCCGCGTACACCGCCGACCGGCTGCCCCGCACCACCGCGATCGTCCGCAAGGCGGCCCGCACCGGCGCCCTCACCCTCGTCTCGGCCCGCCCCGCCGTCGCCCTGCGCGACACCCTCGTCCGGACCGTCTCGCGCTTCGGACCCGGCTTCGTCCTCCGTGGCTTCGACGGCATCGCCGACTGGCGTCCGCCGCTCGCCGCCGACCCGTCCCGCGTAAGCTGA